One segment of Solanum stenotomum isolate F172 chromosome 1, ASM1918654v1, whole genome shotgun sequence DNA contains the following:
- the LOC125853504 gene encoding proline-rich receptor-like protein kinase PERK15, translating to MASSFAAIAGGIGGVVVVFLGVIFFVCFRSFRGRKYSNRNSDSASSDPSAVVELKRGGSFGPSRLFGMEELEKSTKNFDENSLIGCGSFGLVFKGLLCDGTVVAIKRRLGTPKQEFTEEVARLSRIQHRNLVSLLGYCQDSGYSMLVFEYLPNGSMHNHLYDTGKESATKLEFKQRLSIAIGAAKGLSHLHSQHPSIIHGNFKTANVLVDEDFIAKVADAGILTLLEKIDDAGPSGLSSFNAFKDPEISQIGIHCETSDVYSFGVFLLELVTGRDASHIDEFGSNQSVLDWVEKQLSSEQLVDHRLLGSFTAEVMRDFVKIVLRCMSFPGRYRPTMETVVLDLEKILEREMMHTTVMGEGTSTVTLGSQLFTN from the exons ATGGCAAGTTCATTTGCAGCTATAGCAGGAGGAATTGGaggggttgtagtagtgttcttgGGGGTGATTTTCTTTGTATGTTTTCGGAGTTTTCGCGGAAGGAAGTATTCAAATAGGAATTCAGACTCAGCTTCTTCAGATCCATCTGCAGTAG TGGAGCTGAAAAGGGGAGGATCTTTTGGTCCATCAAGGCTCTTCGGAATGGAAGAATTGGAGAAATCTACAAAGAATTTTGATGAGAACAGTCTCATTGGCTGTGGGAGTTTTGGTCTGGTTTTCAAAGGATTACTTTGTGATGGAACTGTTGTTGCTATAAAAAGGCGTTTAGGGACTCCAAAACAGGAATTTACTGAAGAG GTTGCTCGTTTATCAAGGATTCAGCACCGCAATTTGGTCAGTCTTTTAGGCTACTGTCAAGACAGTGGATACTCCATGCTGGTTTTCGAGTATTTGCCTAATGGAAGCATGCACAATCACTTGTATG ACACAGGGAAGGAATCTGCAACAAAGCTAGAATTCAAGCAAAGGTTATCTATTGCTATTGGAGCAGCTAAAG GTTTAAGTCATTTACATAGCCAACACCCTTCAATAATCCATGGGAACTTTAAAACAGCTAATGTTCTGGTTGATGAGGACTTCATTGCCAAAGTTGCAGACGCGGGGATTCTAACGCTACTCGAGAAAATTGATGATGCAGGTCCTTCTGGCTTGAGTTCTTTCAATGCTTTTAAAGATCCAGA GATAAGCCAAATCGGAATTCACTGTGAGACAAGTGATGTTTACAGTTTTGGAGTATTCCTGTTAGAGCTTGTAACTGGAAGGGATGCTTCACATATAGATGAATTTGGATCAAACCAAAGTGTACTTGATTGG GTTGAAAAACAGCTGAGTTCAGAGCAGTTAGTGGATCATAGGCTGCTAGGAAGCTTCACTGCAGAGGTTATGAGGGATTTCGTCAAGATAGTGTTGAGATGCATGAGTTTCCCTGGTAGATATAGACCAACCATGGAAACGGTCGTGTTGGATCTTGAAAAGATTCTTGAGAGGGAGATGATGCACACAACTGTTATGGGAGAAGGTACTTCCACTGTTACTCTAGGGAGTCAATTATTTACAAACTGA